A single Triticum dicoccoides isolate Atlit2015 ecotype Zavitan chromosome 2A, WEW_v2.0, whole genome shotgun sequence DNA region contains:
- the LOC119355248 gene encoding uncharacterized protein LOC119355248 isoform X1 has product MQFRESSCCRLDTLHPISDTVTHVRLGAAARGQDLAPSIPIASMLREHRWVQAAVLSSQVEENSAYSWMAHPPATESHLPPPAGHPRVVCGSRPSFGSSEHLRGAPAMQATYLSPISATRSHRLRTASSWILLISLSPTHMRGTDIVSYDSFRHPVVLLPSATPCGIWFKLQDFAIHGVDADFLPYDDDGDFDEAIDLDDDEDEPNPDEFQSHDALSGWSSRTKGVARYLKTLFDEESGRGRKNVVIDHLVNGKSRKEASRMFFETLVLSTKDYI; this is encoded by the exons ATGCAGTTCAGGGAGTCTTCCTGCTGCAG ATTGGACACCCTGCACCCAATCTCCGACACTGTAACCCATGTACGCCTCGGCGCTGCTGCTCGCGGCCAGGATCTGGCGCCCAGCATCCCCATCGCCTCCATGTTGCGCGAGCACCGGTGGGTGCAGGCGGCTGTCTTGTCATCGCAGGTAGAGGAGAACTCGGCCTACAGTTGGATGGCACACCCACCAGCGACGGAGAGCCACCTCCCGCCGCCGGCCGGCCATCCCCGAGTCGTCTGTGGCTCTCGCCCTAGCTTTGGATCCAGCGAGCACCTTAGGGGCGCGCCGGCGATGCAGGCCACGTACCTCTCCCCAATCTCTGCAACGAGAAGCCATCGACTGCGGACGGCGAGCTCCTGGATCCTGCTGATCTCGCTGTCCCCAACCCACATGCGTGGCACGGACATCGTTTCCTATGACAGTTTCCGACACCCTGTGGTGTTGTTACCGTCAGCTACACCCTGTGGTATTTGGTTTAAATTACAGGATTTTGCAATTCATGGTGTCGACGCAG ATTTTCTACCCTATGATGATGATGGGGACTTTGATGAGGCaattgatcttgatgatgatgaggatgagccaAATCCTGACGAATTCCAGTCTCATGATGCACTTAGTGGCTGGTCTTCTCGTACCAA GGGTGTTGCAAGATATCTCAAGACTTTATTCGATGAAGAGTCTGGTCGGGGGAGAAAGAATGTTGTCATTGATCATCTGGTAAATGGAAAGTCTCGGAAAGAAGCCTCAAGGATGTTCTTCGAGACCTTG GTCCTTTCGACGAAGGACTACATTTAG
- the LOC119355248 gene encoding uncharacterized protein LOC119355248 isoform X2 → MLREHRWVQAAVLSSQVEENSAYSWMAHPPATESHLPPPAGHPRVVCGSRPSFGSSEHLRGAPAMQATYLSPISATRSHRLRTASSWILLISLSPTHMRGTDIVSYDSFRHPVVLLPSATPCGIWFKLQDFAIHGVDADFLPYDDDGDFDEAIDLDDDEDEPNPDEFQSHDALSGWSSRTKGVARYLKTLFDEESGRGRKNVVIDHLVNGKSRKEASRMFFETLVLSTKDYI, encoded by the exons ATGTTGCGCGAGCACCGGTGGGTGCAGGCGGCTGTCTTGTCATCGCAGGTAGAGGAGAACTCGGCCTACAGTTGGATGGCACACCCACCAGCGACGGAGAGCCACCTCCCGCCGCCGGCCGGCCATCCCCGAGTCGTCTGTGGCTCTCGCCCTAGCTTTGGATCCAGCGAGCACCTTAGGGGCGCGCCGGCGATGCAGGCCACGTACCTCTCCCCAATCTCTGCAACGAGAAGCCATCGACTGCGGACGGCGAGCTCCTGGATCCTGCTGATCTCGCTGTCCCCAACCCACATGCGTGGCACGGACATCGTTTCCTATGACAGTTTCCGACACCCTGTGGTGTTGTTACCGTCAGCTACACCCTGTGGTATTTGGTTTAAATTACAGGATTTTGCAATTCATGGTGTCGACGCAG ATTTTCTACCCTATGATGATGATGGGGACTTTGATGAGGCaattgatcttgatgatgatgaggatgagccaAATCCTGACGAATTCCAGTCTCATGATGCACTTAGTGGCTGGTCTTCTCGTACCAA GGGTGTTGCAAGATATCTCAAGACTTTATTCGATGAAGAGTCTGGTCGGGGGAGAAAGAATGTTGTCATTGATCATCTGGTAAATGGAAAGTCTCGGAAAGAAGCCTCAAGGATGTTCTTCGAGACCTTG GTCCTTTCGACGAAGGACTACATTTAG